The nucleotide sequence AATCTATCGGTCGGCGTGGGCCTTGATCTTGCATACGCATTCATGGAAATGAAGAAGACAAACTTAGACCTAAGCCGCACAGTCGAACTACCGGGAAGCCTAGCTTATAATAGCGATCCCGCTTACTCTTACGGAGGAAAATTAGGATTTTCTTATGAACTTTCCCCTAATATTAGGGTCGCTTATTCTTATACGCTTCGAAACGTTTTACATATGGACGGGCAAATGAAGATAGAAGGAGAAGATCCTATTATCAAAAATGAGTCCAGAGTTTCCAGATATATGGTTTGGCCGGATCGACATATTTTCGGGATCTCTTATAGGAACAATTCTTGGATCTTCGATTTTGATATTAAATATATTCCTTGGTCCCAAAGTTTTAGCACAAATCGTTTTATCTTGGAACAACCTTTAGTAACTACTCCAATCGGCCTGGGATCAAATGTAATGCAGATGAATTTCAGATGGAGAGATCAATATTGTTTTGCTTTGGGTGCGGAATATGAATGGAAATACGGATTTAGGTTCAGAGCCGGATATAGTTATGCTAGAACTCCTATGACCCCTCAAGGTCTAAATCCGATGCTTGGAACCACAAATGAACATCATCTGGCTGGAGGTTTGGGATATTATACTACGAACGGTTACGCGCTTCATTTGGCGATAGAATACGCATTTCCAAAATCGATGAAAGGTAGCGAGTCTTCGGATTGGGCCTTGGCACATTCTATCTTTTCCGCAAAGGAGATCCAACTGACCCAATTCCAATTTAGCAAGTCTGTTTCCGTACTGAGCGTAAGCTTTGGCGTCGAAAAAAATATTTAAGGGAGAAGGAATCAAAAATAGGGATCTATCAGACTCTTCAATGGATCGAACTGCTGATCGCAGAATTGATCCGAGCGACCAGAGCCTAATTGTTTCTCAGGAATTATAAAAGCAAGGAGGAGATTTCGAATGTTTCTGAGTTCTGCCCGTTGTGGAAAGAAGACTCAAGATTACTCGTCTCTTACCACCCTAAAATAATTCCCTTCCTTCAAGTTCTCATAACGCGCCCAGTCTATCTTCTTCCCTTTGGGAACGTAGGGTAGATCTGCAGATTTAATTTTGATGCCGTGAAATAAGGAATAGATCCCCACTGCCAAACTGATCGCAGTGTCCTTTTTTCTTTGGGTCAGGATCTTCATGTCCTTCTCCTTATCGATATAACCGATCTCTAAATAAGCGGAGATCGCATTGATAAAAGTAGGAAGACTATAAGTGGAGATATACGGTTTATTGATCGGACCTGGATTGGATAATTCTTCGTCTTGGGTCGGCAAAGTCCTAAGACCGTATTGTAAAAATCTCATGAGTTCCGCTGCGGCGTAATGATTGTCTCCGCCGAATCCTTCTGCGCCGTCCTCTCTTCTCCAGAGTTCGGGTTCTGCTCTTTCTCTATCCCAAAATTTTCCTTTGGCGGAATATTCAGAATGTTTTTTGGCATAAGGCCCTGGACCGTTTAACACCGCTTTGTCGATCCAGCCCGGAGGATCTGCATATTTCCAGGTTACCATGTTTTGGCGGTATCCTTCGAAATTGGAAAGATCCGTTTTTTTCCCGGATTTGTTCGGCCAGTATCCGTTAAAATAGATCCAAGCATCTGCGACTGCATTTTCTAAACGGGACCATTCCATTTTGAAACGCATCCATTCGCTCCAAGGTCCTTCTTCAAATGACTTAGAAGATTTTCCTTCGGATATTTTTCGTAAATTATAGAATGTTCTATAAGAAGGAGAGAGAACCGCAGCCATTCCGCCTGGATGCCCTTTCCAACTTGGATTCAAATGTAAAGACAGAACTAAATAAGGTCGAGCCGCATTGATCCTGGAAATCCTTCCAGGTTTGATCTTTCCTGTTTTTTTATCCGGATAATCATACAGTCTGTAAAAAGCATTTGGGTCGGAAGAAAGATCGGCTCCTTCTTCTTTTGCAGTTTCCTCTCTAGTCAGATCCGAATCTATTCTGATCCAAGGAAGTGTATCGTTTGTGAATTTTTTAGCGTAGGATCGGAATGTTTCGAATCCTTCCTGAGTTTTGGTGAGATCCAAAATTTCTTTTACTTCTTTTGCAAGAGCGAGTACTACTTCACTTTCTCTTCTGGATTTTGTTTGGGCGCCCGCCTTATAAGGTTCCAGATATTTATTCGAGATAGGATCGTACTTGTCTCCGTGTTCTTCCTTAGGTTTTAGATCCAAACCTCCATGGCCCGGATCTATGACTATATTATAGGTTCTTTTCGGGGTTGTTTCTTGGGAAGAAACGGAGAATGAGAATATTAGAAGGAAAAGTGTGAGTAAAATTTTTCGTATCACGTATGGAAATTTATTTCTCCGGGGATCTCAGGCATAGCCTGTTATCCCCTCATGATACGTCAAGGAATCCGAGCGTTTAACCCGGAGATCTTTTAAAGTTTGGTCTCTGCGTACACCATATTGCGGTTGTCGCTCAGATCCACCTTGTATTTCTCCCGGATATTTTTACTCTCCTCTTCGGTTTTCAATTTGCTGAGGATAGAAATTCCGTATTCTTTCGCGATCCTAAGATGCATCAGGCTATCCTTAAATCTGGAGTCCCTTCTCATCTTCTCCGCTTGGATGAATTGATAGTAAGCGATCTGAAGTTTGTGCTGGTTATGAGAGACTTCTCGTCCCGCATATCCTTTTGCAGCCGCCCCTGGTCCGGACTTTTGTTCGATGGAAACGATCGCATCCGCACATTCTCCTAAGAGTTGATCCACTTTTTGGTTATATAGATCGGAGAATTTTCCGTACAGTTTGTTTGTCTCGTCTTCCGTTTCCTTCATCTTACGGCCGGCGACCACATATTTGCGCATTAAAGAATAGCGATATGCTTCGTTGTATTTTTTCCAGATGGTATCGAAGTCCTGTTGGGAATTCTGGACCTGAGATCCGAAATTTTTTACCACCACTTCCAGAGCGCCTAGATCACCTTTGATCTTATTCTGAGTGGAATCCAAGGTCCTGGCAAAATGAAATTCCTCCAAATAATCCCCTTGGTATTTAGGATCTTCGGCTGCGTTAGCCAAGGCAGAACCCTTACCGTCGTTATTTGTAGGTTTATTTTGTGCAGTGACGCCGTACGAAATTAAGAAGAATGCCGCAAGAACCGCGACGATCCGAGGGAAAGAAATTTTTGTCATGTGATCGACCCTTCGCGGTAATATAACACAACGCTTAAGAAGCAAACAAGCTTTTTATTGCTTAAAATCGAAACATAATATTCCGTCGCCGACAGGGAATATGGTGTATTCTATCTTGGAATTTTTGATTTGAGACCATAATTTTCGCACAGCTTGGTCGGAAGGAGCTTGGTTTTGCGGGTCCGCGATCCTTCCATGCCAAAGAACATTATCGTAGATCACTCTCAGATTTCTGCTCTTCCCCTTCTCCAGGATCATCTCTAAAATTTCAGGGTAGCGGACCTTGTCACAATCCACAAACATCAGTTCTTTCTTTCCGTAAGAAGAAGTATCCAAAAATTCTTTTACGATCTCGGAACAGTCCGCGTTCGTAAATTCCACTCTGGATGAGTTCGGCTCCAGCTTGGCAATAAATTCTTTCGCAACTTGGATGAACTCCGTTTCTCTATCTACGGTTCGGACTTTTACGTTTTTGCGGACTGCGGATAAAAGCCAGATCAACGAGATCCCATAACCGGTCCCTAATTCCAAAACAATATCCGGATCCCAAGAAGAAGCCAAAAACGCAAGCACTGCGCCCGAGGCAGGAGTTAAAACAGGGAACTTGTCTTGAGCGGCCTTTTTTTCAAGGTCTTCCAGCCAGTCATAAGGGCGCTTTATTAATTCAGAATGGATCCAATCCTCTAATCCGTCTTTATAAATAGAAGACCCGTATTTCTGTTTCGGATTTTGAGGAGCCATAATATTATCCGGGAAGAAAAAGGTGGATCCTATCCCTTTCGGAAAGGGGAATTCTTTTAGAGAATACTTTTCGAATATATGCGGAAGGATATCGTTTTGAAAAATGGATCAGAACTATCTTTTCGTTCTTAAAGGAGGAAAGATGATGTATTATCTCATCCAGATGGATATGTCCCCATTCTCTCGCATCTTCCACATTCCTTTCGTGATCTATATAGGTGCATTCTAAAAAAAGGATCTCGGATTCAGCCACATCTTTATGGGTCAGCACATATTCGATTTTAGTATCGCCGGAAAAACTAACCACAGGTTTGGAACTAAGTTCGTTGATATCGATCCCTTCTTTTTTCTTTTTTAAAAGTTCGTCCCTATCCAAACCTATAAATTCGGTTCTTAATTTTTTCTTTCTTTCATAAATCGTATACCCTTGGGAATCCACTCTATGGAATGTTTTCCATACTTTAAAAAAATGGGATGCGTCTATTTCAACCTCTTCTCCTTCTTCTAACCC is from Leptospira sp. WS58.C1 and encodes:
- a CDS encoding OmpP1/FadL family transporter; the encoded protein is MKLGINIKYKDILSRPKRGTVPFLPILLLFLSIDSAVYGFQGIMPTAFGARQTGMGGAFQAVGGSVMDLESNPSHLARLTAPKWEFGTSVHFARIEYSDSFIDQDPKLSYQNKIVETPRAVFPYMGYILPVTDRLGIGFALYTQGGGGGSFSNINRISPGKQSLNDTLDADSPFGTERRIQEDLKFKFMLTKLTLGAGYRFGNLSVGVGLDLAYAFMEMKKTNLDLSRTVELPGSLAYNSDPAYSYGGKLGFSYELSPNIRVAYSYTLRNVLHMDGQMKIEGEDPIIKNESRVSRYMVWPDRHIFGISYRNNSWIFDFDIKYIPWSQSFSTNRFILEQPLVTTPIGLGSNVMQMNFRWRDQYCFALGAEYEWKYGFRFRAGYSYARTPMTPQGLNPMLGTTNEHHLAGGLGYYTTNGYALHLAIEYAFPKSMKGSESSDWALAHSIFSAKEIQLTQFQFSKSVSVLSVSFGVEKNI
- a CDS encoding O-methyltransferase; amino-acid sequence: MAPQNPKQKYGSSIYKDGLEDWIHSELIKRPYDWLEDLEKKAAQDKFPVLTPASGAVLAFLASSWDPDIVLELGTGYGISLIWLLSAVRKNVKVRTVDRETEFIQVAKEFIAKLEPNSSRVEFTNADCSEIVKEFLDTSSYGKKELMFVDCDKVRYPEILEMILEKGKSRNLRVIYDNVLWHGRIADPQNQAPSDQAVRKLWSQIKNSKIEYTIFPVGDGILCFDFKQ
- a CDS encoding MBL fold metallo-hydrolase translates to MDCTFEHRGYLFEGISEGGIRTSVVMPRLGLMFDIGHQNPNRINIERLLLTHAHLDHSAGLPYYISQRSLRKLGPPKIYLPKTLEAPMREILSLYSKIEDFTYHYEMKGLEEGEEVEIDASHFFKVWKTFHRVDSQGYTIYERKKKLRTEFIGLDRDELLKKKKEGIDINELSSKPVVSFSGDTKIEYVLTHKDVAESEILFLECTYIDHERNVEDAREWGHIHLDEIIHHLSSFKNEKIVLIHFSKRYPSAYIRKVFSKRIPLSERDRIHLFLPG
- a CDS encoding N-acetylmuramoyl-L-alanine amidase, producing the protein MFSFSVSSQETTPKRTYNIVIDPGHGGLDLKPKEEHGDKYDPISNKYLEPYKAGAQTKSRRESEVVLALAKEVKEILDLTKTQEGFETFRSYAKKFTNDTLPWIRIDSDLTREETAKEEGADLSSDPNAFYRLYDYPDKKTGKIKPGRISRINAARPYLVLSLHLNPSWKGHPGGMAAVLSPSYRTFYNLRKISEGKSSKSFEEGPWSEWMRFKMEWSRLENAVADAWIYFNGYWPNKSGKKTDLSNFEGYRQNMVTWKYADPPGWIDKAVLNGPGPYAKKHSEYSAKGKFWDRERAEPELWRREDGAEGFGGDNHYAAAELMRFLQYGLRTLPTQDEELSNPGPINKPYISTYSLPTFINAISAYLEIGYIDKEKDMKILTQRKKDTAISLAVGIYSLFHGIKIKSADLPYVPKGKKIDWARYENLKEGNYFRVVRDE